AAAAAAGGTGATGTGAATCTTAGAATGATTCTAAAAGGAACCTTAGAAAAACCTATCTTAAATGGATTTCTCGTAATTAAAGATTCTGAAATTGATTTTTTCAACAATATAATAGAAGACATTAATAGCACAATAATTTTTGATTTTGATTCTTTAGAGATCAATAATCTAAAAGCAAATTCTGAAGATTCTGGAAAGATTTTTATAAAAGGGTCTTTGCCTTTTTATGGTAGGAACGATTCCGAGAAATCAGAAATTAATTTGATAACGAATAGATTTACTTTAAAGAAAGATAATTTTAATTTTTTAATAGATTCAGATATTGATTTAAGTGGATCATTTGAAAGTCCTGTTTTGGGAGGTTCTCTATCTTTTAATAATGGATTTATTAATTTTAATAGCACCAATCAAAATATTAAAAAAGAAAATAATCTTATACGAAAAGAGGATAAAAAAGATTGGCCAGAACTCTATTGGAATAATAATGAAAATATTGAGATAATTTCAAATGAAACAATTTTGAATTCAGTTCTTTTGGGAGAAACTTTGCCTAATTATTTGGATAATTTAAGTTTTAATAATCTTAAATTAAAACTTGGTCCAGATTTTAAACTTCAATATTCAGAAATAGTTCAAGCTTATTTAGATACCAAATTAGACCTTAATATAAACGGAAAGGTAGGTAAAGATTTAAATGCCAGAGGTCTAATTTATCTTAAAAAAGGTATAGCTAATCTTTATACTACTCCATTTAAACTTGATAAAAATAAAGATAACTATATTTTGTTTGCATCAAGAAGTGGCGTTGTTCCATTTATTAATTTTTCTCTGGTTAGTAAAGTTCCAGATTCTATAATACCTATAAGTGAAAATAATGAGGATTTAAATATCTCAGGTGATCTTGATGTAAATGAGACTTCTAGTGGTTTTGGATCATTTGGTATTGGTAATTCAAGGCTTATTAAAATTGAAGCTTCTTATGAAGGATTTTTGGATCAATTATCTTTTGCAGATGAAAATAAAAGAATTCAATTAAGGAGCACGCCAAGTTATAACAGATCACAAATAATTGGTTTAATTGGAGGTAATTCAGCAAATTTAATAAATAGGGCATTTATTTCCCAACTTAATAATGCTGATGCTTTTAGTGAAAGATTTCAGTTATCTTTATATCCAGCTTTAATAGAAAATAATGATTCCTTAAATAATATTTTTTCCAATGAAAATTTAGATATAGAAAATGATGGTCAATCATCCTCTAATGAGGAATTTTCTTCTCAAGCTTGGGTAGCCGAACTAGGGCTTGATATTACTGATGCGATAAATTTTTCCTTTCAAACGGTTCCAGGTAGAGATGATATTTCACCTTTAGGAATTTTGACTTTTCAGGCCAATCCAAACTTAGAATTATTAGGTTCTTATGATTCCAATGGGGATTGGAAAAGTCAAATTCAATTATTTTTTAGATATTAACTCAGAAATAAATTTACTTTAAAGAATCGTTGATTTGAATTATTATTAAATTAACTAAAAATTATTATGGCTAATATCTTTGAAGTCCCTCAACCTGGTAATGATCTTATAGAAAAAGCTGATAAAGTTCGTTTGGCATCAATAAAAACAAGTCAAGCTGAAAATCAAAATCGAATTAAAGCCTTAAATTTTATGGCTGATTATCTAGAAAAAAATTCAAAAGAAATATTAGAGGCTAATAGCAGGGACTATAAAACAGCAGAAAAGAAAGGAATTTCAAAGGCTTTGCTCTCAAGATTAAAGTTATCCCCAGAAAAATTAAATTCGGGAATTGAAGGAGTGAGAAAAGTTGGAGACTTGGCTGATCCTGTAAATCAAGTTCAAATAAAAAGAGAGCTTTCAAAGGGATTGATCTTAGAAAGAAAAACTGTACCCATTGGAGTGTTAGGGGTTATTTTTGAATCAAGACCTGATGCCGTGATGCAGATTAGTTCTTTAGCAATAAGATCAGGTAATGGAGTAATACTAAAAGGTGGTAGTGAAGCTAATTTAACAAACACTGCAATAGTCAATGCCTTACAAAAGGGTTTATGGGAATCAGGTCTTGATTCAAATGCAATATGTTTACTAACAAGCAGAAAAGATAGCATGGCGATGTTAAATCTTGAGAAATACATTAATTTAATAATTCCAAGAGGAAGTAATGAATTAGTCAAATTTATTCAGGAGAATACAAGAATTCCAGTGCTAGGCCATGCTGATGGAATTTGCCATTTGTTTATAGATATTGAGGCAAATGTAGAGATGGCTTTATCAGTCGCTTTGGATAGCAAGATTCAATATCCTGCAGCATGTAATGCTATCGAAACTTTATTAGTCCATAAAGATATTGCATCAACTTTTCTAGAAAAGGCTATACCTTTGTTTCAAGGCAATGATGTTAAATTAATTG
The Prochlorococcus marinus XMU1411 genome window above contains:
- a CDS encoding glutamate-5-semialdehyde dehydrogenase, producing the protein MANIFEVPQPGNDLIEKADKVRLASIKTSQAENQNRIKALNFMADYLEKNSKEILEANSRDYKTAEKKGISKALLSRLKLSPEKLNSGIEGVRKVGDLADPVNQVQIKRELSKGLILERKTVPIGVLGVIFESRPDAVMQISSLAIRSGNGVILKGGSEANLTNTAIVNALQKGLWESGLDSNAICLLTSRKDSMAMLNLEKYINLIIPRGSNELVKFIQENTRIPVLGHADGICHLFIDIEANVEMALSVALDSKIQYPAACNAIETLLVHKDIASTFLEKAIPLFQGNDVKLIGDKRSVELGLKYEASLEDWQTEYLDLILSIKIVDNMEEAITHIQKYSSKHTDGIITENSITANKFMNLVDSAGVFHNCSTRFADGFRYGFGAEVGISTQLLPPRGPVGLEGLVTYKYFLKGDGNIVDDFSSGKSIFTHKDL